ttggggtctctctctctccgtgtattggggtttctctctctctctctctctctccgtgtattggggtttctctctctctctctctctccgtgtattggggtctttctctctctctctctccatgtattggggtctctctctctccgtgtattggggtttctctctctctctccgtgtattggggtctctctctctctccctctctctccgtgtattggggtctctctctctctccgtgtattggggtctctctctcttcgtgtattggggtctctctctctctccgtgtattggggtttctctctctctctctctctctctccgtgtattggggtttctctctctctctctccgtgtattggggtctctctctctctccgtgtattggggtttctgtctctctctccgtgtattggggtctctctctctctctctccgtgtattggggtctctctctccatttattggggggtctctctctctccgtgtattggggtctctctctccattTATTGGGGGGTAACTCTCTCTCcttgtattggggtctctctctccgTTTATtggggggtctctctctctccttgtattggggtctctctctctctctctctctccgtatattggggtctgtctctctccgtgtattggagtctctctcactcactccgtgtattggggtctctgGAGCATGCGCAGTGACAATGAGACGGCGTGGCCAATATGGCGGCGCCCAGTCCGACCTCATTCGCCCAGCAGCCGTAGCGACGCGCACAACTTCCGCCCTAAAGATGCGTCACTTCCCGCCGTGTGGAGGTGCTTAAGAGACCCCGTGGCCCAGCCTCGCTCTTTCTCCCGGAGCGCGGCAACAACAACATGGCGGACACTCAGGTACCCGGGGGGGGAGAGGCCTGGGGGCCGGgccccggggggggagagggactgggccccggggggagagggcccggggccggggggagaggccgggccccgggggggagagggactgggccccggggggagaggccgggccccgggggggagagggactgggggccggggggggagaggCCGGGCCCCGGGGGGGAGAGGCcgggccccggggggaggggagcctgGGGCCGGGATAGTGAGAGGCCGGGGAGCGGTGGAGGGGGAAGCCGGCACAGGGTATCGgtgacacacctggagtactgcgggcagttatagtttccatatttacagagggataaacttgttttggaggcagttcagagaagggtcactgggTCACTCGGGGGTTGAGggggattccggggatgagggggattccggggttgacttatgaggagatgtTGAGgagttgggcctttacacattggatttcagggctgtaaatctgtggaattcgctgccccgagagctgtggaggctggtcattgaatatatttaagacagaaatagacagtttctgaaccgataaggggttctggggagcgggcggggaagtggagctgagtcaatgatcgatCAGccctggtcgtattaaatggcggagcaggctcgaggggccgaatggccgactcctgctcctgttgtatgttatgtatgggggggggggggggggcgggagaaggcCCGGCTCGATAGGATGACAGGAAATATGGGACAGACCACTCGATCCAACGGCCATTTAttctccactccagcctcctcctgtcctttatttaaatctatctgcataaccccctattcccccCCTCCCTCATAGCAGGCATCTTCCTCCCCCTTTCACTCTGTGTCCCTCACTTTCTAACACTTTCCATCTCTCTGTTGCACTGGTTAACACCGGGTTTAACAGCTGCTTCCTGGCTGGATGGGTTCAGGCAGCTCCCAGATCCACCATCTCTCCTGTCTGGCAGTTTGTGGGGCCGCAGACTCTCTGTAACCCTCAGCGTGTTTTCCTTTCCCTCCACTGCAGACCGAGCGAGCTTACCAGAAGCAGCCCACCATCTTCCAGAACAAGAAGCGAGCACTGGTGGGTGAGGGCAGTAAGGAGAAGCTTCCTCGCTACTATCGCAACGTGGGCCTGGGCTTCAAGACTCCGCGAGAGGTGAGGCTGCCAGGCCGGCTGGCCATGGGGGAGCtacggggggcagggggggggtctTGGCTGGGACGTTGGTGCAGGCTCTGGGAACCATCTTTACTTGTATGAAAGTTTTAATCTGGCTGAGGGATTACCCATTGGTGTCCCTGTTTCAGCACCTCCCTGGGGCATGGGCTGAGGAGTCAGTGGGTTGGTGTTCCCACTGGAGCCACTGCTTCAGATTGATTGTTCGCCCCAGTTCTGTAGAAAGGTCCCAAGGCAGCTAAAGGGGTGGTTTGTGAGCGGCAGGTTTACTGATGGAACCTGATTCTGAGTCTGGAATCAGCCAGTGAGGTCATTAACCCACAGTCCCCGCACTGTATTACCGAGCCTCTCGTTTCtgctctggcccagtgttgggctTGCTGCGTGTAAAGGTGGCAGGCATCAGGGCTACAAATGATGTTCATTCTCACGATGGTCTTCCAAGTCTCTCGAAGGCACTGACGACATTGCCTGATGGCTTTACTGATGCAGCTCTTGCAGCAACCAGCCTCGCTCCCTCGGTTCCTCGCCTTCCCTCACGTGTCGCGTGCTCCTTTCTGTCTCCTAGGCCATCGATGGAACCTACATTGACAAGAAGTGTCCGTTCACCGGGAACGTGTCAATCCGAGGACGGATCTTGTCAGGTAGGCCTGGCTCTCCAATTGGAAGGGGGATTCTGCACAGGATACTGTTCCTGCCTTGAGGTGGGGCACTGCCATTCGATGGGCATACTGGCCCTGGGTGGGCCTGGATCGCTGCCTCTCCACCCTCAACCCCGCCAGCAATACAGTGGTTGCCCTGGACAGTCGGTCACTGGCTGGTGATGTAGAGTGGCTGGCCCGGCCTCTGATCCTATTGATGGGGAACCCGAGACCTGGGGTGGTTTGTAGAGCAGTGTATAAAGGGCCCATTCTGTCTATCACAGCAATCCTTGTTGGTTGGTATCAGCACAGGTACCCAATTGGCCCCAGAGCCCTGGGTGGAAATGCCAGTCCCCATTCCTGACGGCGGTCCGTGAGGACTGAGAATAGGATCAGGACTGTCACTGGGAGAACTGAGTGTAAAACTCTGTGCTGAGTGTAAAAGTGGAGCTCTGTTGTGAGAGATGCTTTAATGTTGCCTGGCATTGTCGTGTGTTCACAGACCCAGGCCTCCGATGTCCGTCTTCGGTGAGCTTTAATTGTCGCAGTAAATGGGGAGGGGGGTGTCTATACCACGACGCAGTCAGTGGAGGCTCAGCTCTTCCCCTCGAGGAGGGGATAGAAAGCGTTTCCACTCATGCCATCCTTCTGATGTTTGCTTCTATCCCACCTCTGGGTCTCGGGTCACTGAATACCCCAGAGCCTCAGTGTGTCCATTCCTGCCCTCATACCTCGCATTGTGTTCTGTTTTAGGGTTTGTGAAGGGGTGAGCGCTGTGTGTCAGTGTGCTGTACGTTACGTGAAGGGGTGTGGCACCTCACGAATGCACTGTATGATGATCTGCTTTCTCTGACAGGTGTTGTGACCAAGATGAAGATGCAGCGGACCATCGTGATCCGCAGGGACTATCTGCATTACATCAGGAAATACAACCGCTTTGAGAAGCGACACAAGAACATGTCTGTGCACCTGTCCCCCTGCTTCAGGTATCCCACCCCTCACTCTCGGCCACTGTCTGTCTGTTTGCTGTGTGCACATCCTGTGTGCTGTTTGGGAGTGtgagtgttgttggtga
The DNA window shown above is from Pristiophorus japonicus isolate sPriJap1 chromosome 19, sPriJap1.hap1, whole genome shotgun sequence and carries:
- the rps11 gene encoding small ribosomal subunit protein uS17, producing MADTQTERAYQKQPTIFQNKKRALVGEGSKEKLPRYYRNVGLGFKTPREAIDGTYIDKKCPFTGNVSIRGRILSGVVTKMKMQRTIVIRRDYLHYIRKYNRFEKRHKNMSVHLSPCFRDVQNGDSVTVGECRPLSKTVRFNVLKVTKAAGAKKQFQKF